In one window of Stigmatopora argus isolate UIUO_Sarg chromosome 19, RoL_Sarg_1.0, whole genome shotgun sequence DNA:
- the LOC144064316 gene encoding uncharacterized protein LOC144064316 isoform X3: protein MGLPAVFIGLCFLAFVSWTRATAEVEWACRDRYLWIHVPSKETVRFEAVDSDGTHGISAEVASRCGYTLTLSAFEEEGFTTFRASYYSCFTRIQDDRLFSFQFNVLVSDGGSEWTRQTVSAECSPLDWISREITCEREYMEVNVGREARCDTRPRAAGTAGRAALTEALETASRAARLMFRERDGSLTPLSVTEAESRGYGLTLTAERAVLRAPYEAAQAQVIHVDDVPVVVLGAFLFYKRQLSLVMMDLSVACPISSGSYDGARLIWKVPRVLRPLLEEEAVLKNMRHRLEVAGQMLDEEDAAARGFELIRGEHLVQISVPFGAEGGHRRSWVANNRYKEMVAISVLYEQRFRAEYEDGGGVETRVGMVRVLQTPPLCHEPFSLDQTNPDDEVFSIYLGNVPGDVILEEVAINKQQLLTEATGLAPTPVVHLNGSRAYKVRLPFSDPVVRRKYMGEGMVQYSIDVNFTLTIVPQEDSYYHQTSITAQVFIPPKMTAQCLDRGILFNVVMSPGTQSLWEVGVDHQPLTPQLADQRGYKLLNDSQNVVLEVPVFSVGYTYEDINLSDFYGTFKLLLRDARTLEVQISTTKRCLFKTEDMIVCSADGVVTVVTKPMWTWPKVRPERTSLLDPTCRPKETDATRVLFQFKLDSCGTRATVGDYVAYENEIRHDRQLVADGPNFISRDSQFKLTVRCFYPLSGTTGEAADPVSRSETPGVGSIEVFGSLTDPKNLKPMQDCLEKVSQNERERASEKIAPGHVTEAPGTPRHPDLKSPNITSAPRLSATTAAPSQLGDGFPWKYDSSTAWQKRRGGSATNRLRDDSTSRSGVERTPARNWSPLSQSALLKPPQPQWPFERERAGTPPISFAERIPAAQNRPSAARHVVENIRVKPQRRVHSDLRGERPHFAETQMSGGKTHSTTSRDFHVAAGHGVNGGKPSIMGDLGSSPDLAATGYASEKEFPEEDAGSFGSQWGSGQIGADRLRSQCRLLSGSSIHRGIIRAMEGFQHVGST, encoded by the exons ATGGGGCTGCCTGCTGTCTTCATCGG GCTCTGCTTTCTCGCCTTCGTCAGCTGGACTCGAGCAACGGCGGAAG TGGAGTGGGCCTGCCGGGATCGATACCTGTGGATTCACGTGCCGTCCAAAGAGACGGTCCGGTTCGAGGCCGTAG ATTCTGACGGCACGCACGGCATCAGCGCCGAGGTGGCCTCGCGCTGCGGCTACACCCTAACCCTCAGTGCCTTCGAGGAGGAGGGCTTCACCACCTTCAGGGCTTCTTACTACTCCTGCTTCACCCGCATCCAG GACGACCGGCTTTTCAGCTTTCAATTCAACGTTTTGGTGAGCGACGGCGGCTCCGAGTGGACGCGCCAGACGGTGTCCGCCGAGTGTTCCCCTCTCGACTGGATTAGCCGAGAAATCACGTGCGAGCGGGAGTACATGGAG GTGAACGTCGGGCGGGAGGCTCGGTGCGACACTCGACCGCGAGCGGCCGGAACGGCGGGACGGGCGGCCCTGACAGAG GCTCTGGAGACGGCGAGCCGGGCCGCTCGACTGATGTTCCGGGAGCGCGACGGAAGCCTGACCCCGCTGTCCGTCACGGAGGCCGAGAGCAGAGGCTACGGTCTGACACTGACCGCCGAGAGGGCAGTGCTCCGAGCGCCCTACGAAGCCGCCCAAGCGCAAGTGATCCAC GTGGACGACGTGCCCGTAGTGGTTCTCGGCGCCTTTCTCTTCTACAAGCGCCAACTGTCGTTGGTGATGATGGACTTGTCCGTGGCCTGCCCCATCA GTTCGGGTTCCTACGACGGCGCCCGCTTGATCTGGAAAGTCCCCCGAGTGCTGAGGCCTCTCCTCGAGGAGGAAGCCGTCTTGAAAAACATGCGGCATCGTCTGGAGGTGGCGGGACAGATGCTGGATGAAGAGGACGCCGCCGCCAGAGGTTTCGAGCTGATCCGGGGAGAACACCTGGTCCAAATCTCGGTTCCCTTTGGGGCGGAGGGAGGCCACCGAAGG AGTTGGGTGGCGAACAACAGGTACAAGGAGATGGTTGCCATTTCTGTGCTCTACGAGCAGCGCTTCCGGGCCGAGTACGAAGACGGTGGCGGCGTGGAGACAAGGGTCGGGATGGTCAGGGTGCTCCAAACGCCACCGCTGTGCCACGAACCCTTCAGCCTCGACC AAACCAACCCTGACGATGAGGTGTTCAGCATCTACCTGGGAAATGTTCCCGGTGATGTCATTTTGGAGGAAGTGGCCATTAATAAGCAGCAGCTGCTGACGGAAGCCACAGGCTTGGCGCCGACTCCCGTCGTTCACCTCAACGGCAGCCGCGCTTACAAAGTCCGACTACCCTTCTCGGACCCCGTCGTCCGTAGGAAG TACATGGGGGAAGGCATGGTGCAGTACTCCATTGACGTCAACTTCACGTTGACCATCGTACCTCAGGAGGACTCCTACTATCACCAGACCTCGATCACGGCTCAAGTCTTCA TTCCACCAAAGATGACGGCTCAGTGTTTGGACCGAGGGATCCTCTTCAATGTGGTCATGTCCCCTGGCACTCAGTCACTGTGGGAGGTGGGCGTTGACCACCAGCCGCTGACGCCGCAACTGGCCGATCAAAGAGGCTACAAACTCCTCAACGACAGTCAAAATGTCGTCTTGGAAGTGCCCGTGTTTTCTGTAGGATACACTTATGAA gacaTCAACTTATCCGACTTCTACGGGACATTTAAGCTGCTTCTGCGTGACGCCAGAACTTTGGAGGTTCAGATTTCCACGACTAAACGCTGCCTCTTCAAAACAGAAGACATGATAG TCTGTTCCGCGGACGGCGTGGTGACGGTGGTGACCAAGCCCATGTGGACATGGCCCAAAGTGCGGCCCGAGAGAACCAGCCTCCTGGACCCCACCTGTAGACCCAAAGAGACGGATGCCACTCGGGTCCTTTTCCAGTTCAAGTTGGACTCCTGCGGGACCAGGGCCACG GTCGGCGACTACGTGGCTTACGAGAACGAGATCCGTCATGACCGACAGCTCGTTGCGGACGGACCCAACTTCATTTCCCGAGACTCCCAGTTTAA GTTAACCGTCAGGTGCTTTTATCCGCTAAGCGGAACGACCGGCGAGGCGGCGGATCCGGTGTCCAGATCTGAAACTCCTGGAGTCGGTTCAATTGAAGTCTTTGGAAGCCTGACGG ATCCAAAGAATCTGAAGCCCATGCAAGACTGTTTAGAGAAGGTGTCCCAAAATGAAAGGGAGCGAGCCAGCGAGAAGATCGCTCCCGGCCACGTCACCGAGGCGCCGGGGACCCCGCGGCACCCGGACCTCAAATCCCCAAATATTACGAGCGCGCCGCGTCTGTCCGCTACGACCGCCGCTCCAAGCCAACTGGGGGATGGATTTCCCTGGAAATACGACTCCTCTACGGCATGGCAGAAGAGGCGGGGCGGGAGTGCCACCAACCGTTTGCGCGACGACTCGACGTCGAGGTCTGGGGTCGAGCGCACTCCCGCACGGAACTGGTCTCCTCTGAGCCAAAGTGCTCTGCTCAAGCCCCCTCAACCTCAGTGGCCTTTCGAGAGAGAGCGAGCCGGCACCCCTCCAATTTCTTTTGCCGAACGGATCCCGGCGGCGCAAAACCGGCCGTCTGCCGCACGGCACGTGGTGGAAAACATCCGAGTGAAACCGCAGAGAAGAGTTCATTCGGACCTACGAGGAGAGCGCCCGCATTTTGCCGAGACCCAAATGAGCGGAGGGAAAACCCATTCCACGACGAGCCGTGACTTCCACGTGGCAG CAGGACACGGTGTGAATGGAGGCAAACCATCAATAATGGGCGACTTGGGCTCTTCTCCCGACCTCGCGGCTACTGGCTACGCCTCCGAGAAGGAGTTTCCCGAAGAGGACGCGGGATCGTTTGGTTCCCAATGGGGTTCTGGCCAAATTGGCGCCGACCGGCTCAGATCCCAATGTCGCCTACTGTCCGGCAGCAGTATTCACCGTGGAATCATCAGAGCGATGGAAGGATTTCAACATGTGGGGAGCACGTAA
- the LOC144064316 gene encoding uncharacterized protein LOC144064316 isoform X2, translating to MGLPAVFIGLCFLAFVSWTRATAEVEWACRDRYLWIHVPSKETVRFEAVDSDGTHGISAEVASRCGYTLTLSAFEEEGFTTFRASYYSCFTRIQDDRLFSFQFNVLVSDGGSEWTRQTVSAECSPLDWISREITCEREYMEVNVGREARCDTRPRAAGTAGRAALTEALETASRAARLMFRERDGSLTPLSVTEAESRGYGLTLTAERAVLRAPYEAAQAQVIHVDDVPVVVLGAFLFYKRQLSLVMMDLSVACPISSGSYDGARLIWKVPRVLRPLLEEEAVLKNMRHRLEVAGQMLDEEDAAARGFELIRGEHLVQISVPFGAEGGHRRSWVANNRYKEMVAISVLYEQRFRAEYEDGGGVETRVGMVRVLQTPPLCHEPFSLDQTNPDDEVFSIYLGNVPGDVILEEVAINKQQLLTEATGLAPTPVVHLNGSRAYKVRLPFSDPVVRRKYMGEGMVQYSIDVNFTLTIVPQEDSYYHQTSITAQVFSAFPPKMTAQCLDRGILFNVVMSPGTQSLWEVGVDHQPLTPQLADQRGYKLLNDSQNVVLEVPVFSVGYTYEDINLSDFYGTFKLLLRDARTLEVQISTTKRCLFKTEDMIVCSADGVVTVVTKPMWTWPKVRPERTSLLDPTCRPKETDATRVLFQFKLDSCGTRATVGDYVAYENEIRHDRQLVADGPNFISRDSQFKLTVRCFYPLSGTTGEAADPVSRSETPGVGSIEVFGSLTDPKNLKPMQDCLEKVSQNERERASEKIAPGHVTEAPGTPRHPDLKSPNITSAPRLSATTAAPSQLGDGFPWKYDSSTAWQKRRGGSATNRLRDDSTSRSGVERTPARNWSPLSQSALLKPPQPQWPFERERAGTPPISFAERIPAAQNRPSAARHVVENIRVKPQRRVHSDLRGERPHFAETQMSGGKTHSTTSRDFHVAGHGVNGGKPSIMGDLGSSPDLAATGYASEKEFPEEDAGSFGSQWGSGQIGADRLRSQCRLLSGSSIHRGIIRAMEGFQHVGST from the exons ATGGGGCTGCCTGCTGTCTTCATCGG GCTCTGCTTTCTCGCCTTCGTCAGCTGGACTCGAGCAACGGCGGAAG TGGAGTGGGCCTGCCGGGATCGATACCTGTGGATTCACGTGCCGTCCAAAGAGACGGTCCGGTTCGAGGCCGTAG ATTCTGACGGCACGCACGGCATCAGCGCCGAGGTGGCCTCGCGCTGCGGCTACACCCTAACCCTCAGTGCCTTCGAGGAGGAGGGCTTCACCACCTTCAGGGCTTCTTACTACTCCTGCTTCACCCGCATCCAG GACGACCGGCTTTTCAGCTTTCAATTCAACGTTTTGGTGAGCGACGGCGGCTCCGAGTGGACGCGCCAGACGGTGTCCGCCGAGTGTTCCCCTCTCGACTGGATTAGCCGAGAAATCACGTGCGAGCGGGAGTACATGGAG GTGAACGTCGGGCGGGAGGCTCGGTGCGACACTCGACCGCGAGCGGCCGGAACGGCGGGACGGGCGGCCCTGACAGAG GCTCTGGAGACGGCGAGCCGGGCCGCTCGACTGATGTTCCGGGAGCGCGACGGAAGCCTGACCCCGCTGTCCGTCACGGAGGCCGAGAGCAGAGGCTACGGTCTGACACTGACCGCCGAGAGGGCAGTGCTCCGAGCGCCCTACGAAGCCGCCCAAGCGCAAGTGATCCAC GTGGACGACGTGCCCGTAGTGGTTCTCGGCGCCTTTCTCTTCTACAAGCGCCAACTGTCGTTGGTGATGATGGACTTGTCCGTGGCCTGCCCCATCA GTTCGGGTTCCTACGACGGCGCCCGCTTGATCTGGAAAGTCCCCCGAGTGCTGAGGCCTCTCCTCGAGGAGGAAGCCGTCTTGAAAAACATGCGGCATCGTCTGGAGGTGGCGGGACAGATGCTGGATGAAGAGGACGCCGCCGCCAGAGGTTTCGAGCTGATCCGGGGAGAACACCTGGTCCAAATCTCGGTTCCCTTTGGGGCGGAGGGAGGCCACCGAAGG AGTTGGGTGGCGAACAACAGGTACAAGGAGATGGTTGCCATTTCTGTGCTCTACGAGCAGCGCTTCCGGGCCGAGTACGAAGACGGTGGCGGCGTGGAGACAAGGGTCGGGATGGTCAGGGTGCTCCAAACGCCACCGCTGTGCCACGAACCCTTCAGCCTCGACC AAACCAACCCTGACGATGAGGTGTTCAGCATCTACCTGGGAAATGTTCCCGGTGATGTCATTTTGGAGGAAGTGGCCATTAATAAGCAGCAGCTGCTGACGGAAGCCACAGGCTTGGCGCCGACTCCCGTCGTTCACCTCAACGGCAGCCGCGCTTACAAAGTCCGACTACCCTTCTCGGACCCCGTCGTCCGTAGGAAG TACATGGGGGAAGGCATGGTGCAGTACTCCATTGACGTCAACTTCACGTTGACCATCGTACCTCAGGAGGACTCCTACTATCACCAGACCTCGATCACGGCTCAAGTCTTCAGTGCGT TTCCACCAAAGATGACGGCTCAGTGTTTGGACCGAGGGATCCTCTTCAATGTGGTCATGTCCCCTGGCACTCAGTCACTGTGGGAGGTGGGCGTTGACCACCAGCCGCTGACGCCGCAACTGGCCGATCAAAGAGGCTACAAACTCCTCAACGACAGTCAAAATGTCGTCTTGGAAGTGCCCGTGTTTTCTGTAGGATACACTTATGAA gacaTCAACTTATCCGACTTCTACGGGACATTTAAGCTGCTTCTGCGTGACGCCAGAACTTTGGAGGTTCAGATTTCCACGACTAAACGCTGCCTCTTCAAAACAGAAGACATGATAG TCTGTTCCGCGGACGGCGTGGTGACGGTGGTGACCAAGCCCATGTGGACATGGCCCAAAGTGCGGCCCGAGAGAACCAGCCTCCTGGACCCCACCTGTAGACCCAAAGAGACGGATGCCACTCGGGTCCTTTTCCAGTTCAAGTTGGACTCCTGCGGGACCAGGGCCACG GTCGGCGACTACGTGGCTTACGAGAACGAGATCCGTCATGACCGACAGCTCGTTGCGGACGGACCCAACTTCATTTCCCGAGACTCCCAGTTTAA GTTAACCGTCAGGTGCTTTTATCCGCTAAGCGGAACGACCGGCGAGGCGGCGGATCCGGTGTCCAGATCTGAAACTCCTGGAGTCGGTTCAATTGAAGTCTTTGGAAGCCTGACGG ATCCAAAGAATCTGAAGCCCATGCAAGACTGTTTAGAGAAGGTGTCCCAAAATGAAAGGGAGCGAGCCAGCGAGAAGATCGCTCCCGGCCACGTCACCGAGGCGCCGGGGACCCCGCGGCACCCGGACCTCAAATCCCCAAATATTACGAGCGCGCCGCGTCTGTCCGCTACGACCGCCGCTCCAAGCCAACTGGGGGATGGATTTCCCTGGAAATACGACTCCTCTACGGCATGGCAGAAGAGGCGGGGCGGGAGTGCCACCAACCGTTTGCGCGACGACTCGACGTCGAGGTCTGGGGTCGAGCGCACTCCCGCACGGAACTGGTCTCCTCTGAGCCAAAGTGCTCTGCTCAAGCCCCCTCAACCTCAGTGGCCTTTCGAGAGAGAGCGAGCCGGCACCCCTCCAATTTCTTTTGCCGAACGGATCCCGGCGGCGCAAAACCGGCCGTCTGCCGCACGGCACGTGGTGGAAAACATCCGAGTGAAACCGCAGAGAAGAGTTCATTCGGACCTACGAGGAGAGCGCCCGCATTTTGCCGAGACCCAAATGAGCGGAGGGAAAACCCATTCCACGACGAGCCGTGACTTCCACGTGGCAG GACACGGTGTGAATGGAGGCAAACCATCAATAATGGGCGACTTGGGCTCTTCTCCCGACCTCGCGGCTACTGGCTACGCCTCCGAGAAGGAGTTTCCCGAAGAGGACGCGGGATCGTTTGGTTCCCAATGGGGTTCTGGCCAAATTGGCGCCGACCGGCTCAGATCCCAATGTCGCCTACTGTCCGGCAGCAGTATTCACCGTGGAATCATCAGAGCGATGGAAGGATTTCAACATGTGGGGAGCACGTAA
- the LOC144064316 gene encoding uncharacterized protein LOC144064316 isoform X1 has translation MGLPAVFIGLCFLAFVSWTRATAEVEWACRDRYLWIHVPSKETVRFEAVDSDGTHGISAEVASRCGYTLTLSAFEEEGFTTFRASYYSCFTRIQDDRLFSFQFNVLVSDGGSEWTRQTVSAECSPLDWISREITCEREYMEVNVGREARCDTRPRAAGTAGRAALTEALETASRAARLMFRERDGSLTPLSVTEAESRGYGLTLTAERAVLRAPYEAAQAQVIHVDDVPVVVLGAFLFYKRQLSLVMMDLSVACPISSGSYDGARLIWKVPRVLRPLLEEEAVLKNMRHRLEVAGQMLDEEDAAARGFELIRGEHLVQISVPFGAEGGHRRSWVANNRYKEMVAISVLYEQRFRAEYEDGGGVETRVGMVRVLQTPPLCHEPFSLDQTNPDDEVFSIYLGNVPGDVILEEVAINKQQLLTEATGLAPTPVVHLNGSRAYKVRLPFSDPVVRRKYMGEGMVQYSIDVNFTLTIVPQEDSYYHQTSITAQVFSAFPPKMTAQCLDRGILFNVVMSPGTQSLWEVGVDHQPLTPQLADQRGYKLLNDSQNVVLEVPVFSVGYTYEDINLSDFYGTFKLLLRDARTLEVQISTTKRCLFKTEDMIVCSADGVVTVVTKPMWTWPKVRPERTSLLDPTCRPKETDATRVLFQFKLDSCGTRATVGDYVAYENEIRHDRQLVADGPNFISRDSQFKLTVRCFYPLSGTTGEAADPVSRSETPGVGSIEVFGSLTDPKNLKPMQDCLEKVSQNERERASEKIAPGHVTEAPGTPRHPDLKSPNITSAPRLSATTAAPSQLGDGFPWKYDSSTAWQKRRGGSATNRLRDDSTSRSGVERTPARNWSPLSQSALLKPPQPQWPFERERAGTPPISFAERIPAAQNRPSAARHVVENIRVKPQRRVHSDLRGERPHFAETQMSGGKTHSTTSRDFHVAAGHGVNGGKPSIMGDLGSSPDLAATGYASEKEFPEEDAGSFGSQWGSGQIGADRLRSQCRLLSGSSIHRGIIRAMEGFQHVGST, from the exons ATGGGGCTGCCTGCTGTCTTCATCGG GCTCTGCTTTCTCGCCTTCGTCAGCTGGACTCGAGCAACGGCGGAAG TGGAGTGGGCCTGCCGGGATCGATACCTGTGGATTCACGTGCCGTCCAAAGAGACGGTCCGGTTCGAGGCCGTAG ATTCTGACGGCACGCACGGCATCAGCGCCGAGGTGGCCTCGCGCTGCGGCTACACCCTAACCCTCAGTGCCTTCGAGGAGGAGGGCTTCACCACCTTCAGGGCTTCTTACTACTCCTGCTTCACCCGCATCCAG GACGACCGGCTTTTCAGCTTTCAATTCAACGTTTTGGTGAGCGACGGCGGCTCCGAGTGGACGCGCCAGACGGTGTCCGCCGAGTGTTCCCCTCTCGACTGGATTAGCCGAGAAATCACGTGCGAGCGGGAGTACATGGAG GTGAACGTCGGGCGGGAGGCTCGGTGCGACACTCGACCGCGAGCGGCCGGAACGGCGGGACGGGCGGCCCTGACAGAG GCTCTGGAGACGGCGAGCCGGGCCGCTCGACTGATGTTCCGGGAGCGCGACGGAAGCCTGACCCCGCTGTCCGTCACGGAGGCCGAGAGCAGAGGCTACGGTCTGACACTGACCGCCGAGAGGGCAGTGCTCCGAGCGCCCTACGAAGCCGCCCAAGCGCAAGTGATCCAC GTGGACGACGTGCCCGTAGTGGTTCTCGGCGCCTTTCTCTTCTACAAGCGCCAACTGTCGTTGGTGATGATGGACTTGTCCGTGGCCTGCCCCATCA GTTCGGGTTCCTACGACGGCGCCCGCTTGATCTGGAAAGTCCCCCGAGTGCTGAGGCCTCTCCTCGAGGAGGAAGCCGTCTTGAAAAACATGCGGCATCGTCTGGAGGTGGCGGGACAGATGCTGGATGAAGAGGACGCCGCCGCCAGAGGTTTCGAGCTGATCCGGGGAGAACACCTGGTCCAAATCTCGGTTCCCTTTGGGGCGGAGGGAGGCCACCGAAGG AGTTGGGTGGCGAACAACAGGTACAAGGAGATGGTTGCCATTTCTGTGCTCTACGAGCAGCGCTTCCGGGCCGAGTACGAAGACGGTGGCGGCGTGGAGACAAGGGTCGGGATGGTCAGGGTGCTCCAAACGCCACCGCTGTGCCACGAACCCTTCAGCCTCGACC AAACCAACCCTGACGATGAGGTGTTCAGCATCTACCTGGGAAATGTTCCCGGTGATGTCATTTTGGAGGAAGTGGCCATTAATAAGCAGCAGCTGCTGACGGAAGCCACAGGCTTGGCGCCGACTCCCGTCGTTCACCTCAACGGCAGCCGCGCTTACAAAGTCCGACTACCCTTCTCGGACCCCGTCGTCCGTAGGAAG TACATGGGGGAAGGCATGGTGCAGTACTCCATTGACGTCAACTTCACGTTGACCATCGTACCTCAGGAGGACTCCTACTATCACCAGACCTCGATCACGGCTCAAGTCTTCAGTGCGT TTCCACCAAAGATGACGGCTCAGTGTTTGGACCGAGGGATCCTCTTCAATGTGGTCATGTCCCCTGGCACTCAGTCACTGTGGGAGGTGGGCGTTGACCACCAGCCGCTGACGCCGCAACTGGCCGATCAAAGAGGCTACAAACTCCTCAACGACAGTCAAAATGTCGTCTTGGAAGTGCCCGTGTTTTCTGTAGGATACACTTATGAA gacaTCAACTTATCCGACTTCTACGGGACATTTAAGCTGCTTCTGCGTGACGCCAGAACTTTGGAGGTTCAGATTTCCACGACTAAACGCTGCCTCTTCAAAACAGAAGACATGATAG TCTGTTCCGCGGACGGCGTGGTGACGGTGGTGACCAAGCCCATGTGGACATGGCCCAAAGTGCGGCCCGAGAGAACCAGCCTCCTGGACCCCACCTGTAGACCCAAAGAGACGGATGCCACTCGGGTCCTTTTCCAGTTCAAGTTGGACTCCTGCGGGACCAGGGCCACG GTCGGCGACTACGTGGCTTACGAGAACGAGATCCGTCATGACCGACAGCTCGTTGCGGACGGACCCAACTTCATTTCCCGAGACTCCCAGTTTAA GTTAACCGTCAGGTGCTTTTATCCGCTAAGCGGAACGACCGGCGAGGCGGCGGATCCGGTGTCCAGATCTGAAACTCCTGGAGTCGGTTCAATTGAAGTCTTTGGAAGCCTGACGG ATCCAAAGAATCTGAAGCCCATGCAAGACTGTTTAGAGAAGGTGTCCCAAAATGAAAGGGAGCGAGCCAGCGAGAAGATCGCTCCCGGCCACGTCACCGAGGCGCCGGGGACCCCGCGGCACCCGGACCTCAAATCCCCAAATATTACGAGCGCGCCGCGTCTGTCCGCTACGACCGCCGCTCCAAGCCAACTGGGGGATGGATTTCCCTGGAAATACGACTCCTCTACGGCATGGCAGAAGAGGCGGGGCGGGAGTGCCACCAACCGTTTGCGCGACGACTCGACGTCGAGGTCTGGGGTCGAGCGCACTCCCGCACGGAACTGGTCTCCTCTGAGCCAAAGTGCTCTGCTCAAGCCCCCTCAACCTCAGTGGCCTTTCGAGAGAGAGCGAGCCGGCACCCCTCCAATTTCTTTTGCCGAACGGATCCCGGCGGCGCAAAACCGGCCGTCTGCCGCACGGCACGTGGTGGAAAACATCCGAGTGAAACCGCAGAGAAGAGTTCATTCGGACCTACGAGGAGAGCGCCCGCATTTTGCCGAGACCCAAATGAGCGGAGGGAAAACCCATTCCACGACGAGCCGTGACTTCCACGTGGCAG CAGGACACGGTGTGAATGGAGGCAAACCATCAATAATGGGCGACTTGGGCTCTTCTCCCGACCTCGCGGCTACTGGCTACGCCTCCGAGAAGGAGTTTCCCGAAGAGGACGCGGGATCGTTTGGTTCCCAATGGGGTTCTGGCCAAATTGGCGCCGACCGGCTCAGATCCCAATGTCGCCTACTGTCCGGCAGCAGTATTCACCGTGGAATCATCAGAGCGATGGAAGGATTTCAACATGTGGGGAGCACGTAA